TACCGAAGTTGCTAACTACAATCTGAGCAGATCCAGGAATATGCATAATTCCAGCACTGAGAATTCCATTAGTATCAAAAACTATATCAGACTCTACAGGAACAGATTGAGCACCGACATTGTAAATGAATCCGGACACTACGGGCGGATAGATAGGGTATATTATCGCCATTATTATCACTTCCTGCTTTGTATATTTTAGTAGATATGTTATTGAAAAAAACGCCGACAATTTCATAGAGAAAAATTGTCGGCATCTCATTACTATGGATGATTAGGTTACAACAATTTCAATGATAATTGGGGTAGCGTCATCTAGTGTATCCCCGTCTGGAATAGTGATTGCAGCGGTTGTAAGAGTAGAAGTATCAGAGGTTTGAATCTGCGCATTAATGTAAAGATTATAATACGTAGGAACTGGAAATGCTGTAGCAGCTACCCCAGCATCATTGGTAGTGGCTGTAGCAAGAATATTAAAAGTAGCGCCGGTGCCGGTTCCGTCGCCTGCTGTAGTACTAAATCTTCTGGCAGCAACAAAGGGTTTGATTATAGCCATCTTGTATCACCTCGCTTCTCAAATCTAGTTTATGCAACTGATAGAAAATGGGAAGGGCAAGTGGCTGAAACCACTTATACATTTTATTGGATTACCTGAACCAATAGCTGAACGAATTCTAAGGATAAGGGCGTTCCTGTAAAAATAGTGTCTTGGTTATTAAGTAGGTTCAACGTGCTTGGACTTACACTATAGGTGCCACCCACTTGCATAATCCCGTTGATGAAAAGATCCGCATAACTATTCTGATCAAGAGCCGGAAATTCAGTAATAGAGTCCCCGTTATCGTTGGTGAATTGATTTGCGGGAATATCCATTGGTGGAGAAATGTCAGAGTCTGCCGTATAGAAATATCTATCAGCCGTTAGTGTGCTATTAATCTGGGGCGAAGACCCTGCTGGACCTGTTGGGCCTGCGGGACCAGTGGGACCGGGGAGACCTTGGGAACCTTGGGGGCCTGCGGCTCCCGGGAGACCTTGGGACCCCTGAGGGCCTGCGGCTCCCGGGAGACCTTGGGAACCCTGAGGGCCTGCGGCTCCCGGGAGACCTTGGGAACCCTGAGGGCCTGCGGCTCCCGGGAGACCTTGGGAACCCTGAGGGCCTGCGGCTCCCGGGAGACCTCGGGAACCCTGGGGGCCTGCGGCTCCCGGGAGACCTTGGGAACCCTGGGGGCCTCTTAATCCTTGGTTGCCCGGAGCACCTTGCGATCCGTGTTCCCCAGGAAACCCTTGAGCTCCTTGCGGACCGATTGAATTCATTGTTGCCGGTGGATATATGTGTATAAATCTTCTTCTCTTACTTAAAATAGTCTTTTTACATTTTATTTTCCGTTTTCTTTTCAGAGGATGAATTAAATATGTTTTCTTTCTACAATTCTTTCTTCGACTGGATGTAGAGCTTTTCAATCGCGGATGAGATTTAGAAGTTCCTCGAATAAACTTTGTTTTAACTATATATCTCTTATCAAGTAGGTAAGGCTTACTTGGGGTTCGATCCATTCCGATATTGTAGAACATCAAGACATTCACCTCCTTATAAAACAATTTATGTTATTGCCCTATAGGAGGTCTAGACTACTAAACTAAATAGGCCATACTCTATTTTTCTGATAAAAAAATCTGCTAAACGAGAGCAGATAAGATACAACGGATATGATACGGTCACAAGCTCCATGGTGTAACATTATCCCGCATCAGGAGCTCATTTCCGCGCATTCAATTGTACTTTTACACTTCATTCCGCCATAGGAGCACCTTTCCTCGCATTCAATTGTACTTTTACACTACATTTCGCCGTTGCAGCACCTTTTCTCGAAAATAAAAACTCCTCTCTAGAACTTGTGGTTAGACAAGGATTGAAAAGGAGTTTTTATTGGATTTTAACGGGAGCTAGTCCATAAAAAAACCTTGATTTCTCAAGGTTTCTTCTTGTACGCTTAGGACAGGCCCAACCCAACCCCGTACGGCGGTCACCCGCCGCAGGATTTTAAATCTTGTGTCGTGACCAATCCGAAAACCAGATCGTGCCAAATAATGAAACCCTGCGGGAGTTAAATCGTATGTAATGTCAAGATCATTTAAAATTTGAACTTTAAAGCAAAGCGGATAATTAGTACATTCTCTCAAGGAGGCGTTTAAAATGTTTAAAAAATTACTTGGCAAAGTCCTGCATTCATTAGAGCAATCCAAACCTGGAGCACACCGTAAGCATTCCAGCAGCCACAGAGGACGTCATGTCCATTATTCAAGCAGTGCAGGTCACCGCAGTCACCGGAATTCCTCATCCGGTCACGGACATAGCGGAGGAAGTAACGGACACGGGTATTATAAGAACCGTCGCGGCAGTTCCAGTTGATTCTTCATTGTTAAGAGCCGTCCCGTTGATACGGGCGGCTCTTTGCTGTCTACAGCATCATCACGGGACTCCACCCAGTGCCGTGTACAGATCAGCAACAAAAGTGGCAGAGTCAGGATAAGGGTTATCCTCCTCTAGAAGACGCCTGAGTATCTGCCGTACCGCAGTGGAAAGACTGAGTTCCTCCTCCCAGGGACGTTCCGGCATGCCCGGTTCCGGACGGTAACCGGAGTAGAGCATGTATAACATTAAATGGCCAATATCGAACAGATCCGACTGGATGTAAGGCTTCATGCCCGCTGGAGGTACAGATTTGAGCGCAGTATCGTCCCAGAACTGACCTTGTCCACCCCCAATGGGCCGTGCCAGACCAAAATCTATAACCACGACCTCTTGGTCCCGTACAATAACATTTGGGATACGCAGGTCCAAATGTACAAATCCCGGTTCATGAACATGAGTTATCCGATCCATGAGCACTAATGTCCAGCGCAGGCATTCACGCTCACCGATAACAAGGTTCTCCTCAAAAATCAGATCCTCCATTGTCATACCAGCAATATAGTCGGTTACGATCCAGCTTCCCTTTTTACTCTCCCCATAATTCCTCAGCCTTTGAATATAAGGGTGGTCCAGCCGTGAGAGAACCTCTCTCTCCCGTTCCAGCAGAAGCTTAGCAGTCTTCTTCTTGCTGGGTTTGGCGAGTTTCACCGCTACTTCACAATTCTCCAGCTCATCCCGGCAGAGATATGCGATGCCATAACTTCCGATGCCAAGTACCTGAACTACACGATACCGTTCTCCAATCACTGTCCCGGTCTGCGCCGGATAATCACGCCAGGCCAGAATGAAATTGCGCCACCTGTCAAGCAAAGTTAACACACTCCCTCCATGGCTTTAAGGCCTTTGGCTACGACTCGATAATCTTAATATATATTCCAATGGACACATTCTCAATGAAAAGAAAAACATTACTACAATAACAGCTCCCAGCTTAATGGAGTACCCATTTTTAAATCTTTTTTAATTTGCTTTCCCAAAAGTAGATCGTAGTATTTTGGATCTAAACCAAATCCTGGACGAATGATTCTTAAATTTTCCATTGTCATCTCTTCGCCAGCCTTTATATCTTTAGAAATATAAATCGATCTTCTGAATTGAAGCGAATTTTTTTCTTCCTTTGTTGGACCGATTGAAACCCCGCCCAATGACTTCCAAGCAGCATCTGTCTCTTTCACGAGTGAAGCAAATTCTTCAGGCTCCAAGGAAAAAGCAGAATCAACTCCTCCCTCATCACGGTTAAGTGTAAAATGCTTCTCAATGACTGTGCTGCCCAGAGCTACACTTGCAACAGCTGCTCCAATTCCCAAGGTATGGTCTGATAAACCAACCTGACAATCAAATATATCTCTTAAATAGGGAATCGTATTCAGATTCGAGTTTCCGGGTGAAGCTGGATAACTGCTTGTGCACTTTAATAAAATGAAATCATAACAGCCTGCCTCAGTAATTGTTTTTACTACATTTTCAATTTCACCAAGGGAAGCCATCCCTGTTGAGATAATCATCGGCTTTCCTTTGGATGCGACCTTTCTTAATAAAGGGATATCATTATTTTCGAAAGAGGCAATTTTATAGCAAGGAACATCAAGGGTTTCTAAAAATTCAAGCGATGTTTCATCAAACGGTGTACTAAAAGGAATCATACCTAATTCCCTGCAACAATCAAAGATCGTCTGATGCCATTCCCAAGGGGTATACGCCTCTTTATAGAGTTCAAATAGAGACTTCCCTTTCCAAAGTCCATTGGATTCAATCCTGAAATCTCCGGTTTGGATATTAAGTGTCATCGTTTCAGGAGTATACGTTTGAATTTTAAACGCATGCGCTCCTGCTTTTGCCGCAGCTTTCACAATATCGAGCGCCCGGTCAAGTGACTTATTATGATTCCCTGACATTTCCGCTATGATAAAAGGAGGATTGCCCTTTCCTATACGTTTATTACCGATCGTGATTTCCTTCATTTGCTCTCAAAACCTCCTCTTTTAGAAATTCACTTTGCTTCTCCCATTGTTCATTAAATACACCCATTAACACCACATCGACATATTTATTATTTTTCAGAATTTGCTTTACTAGCCTGCCTTCTTCAGCAAAACCTAATTTTTGGTGATAGGATAAGCTCTTTCTATTAAAGTCCAGTATTTGAGCACAACATTTCCTCATCTTTCTTTCTTTAAAAATGTAATCCAAAGCTAAGATCCCCATGATCTTCCCGGACCCGCGAGGACTGGTCTTATCCCCAATATAGAATCCCCATTCACAAGTTTTGTTCTTCGGATCGATTTGTGAAAAGTTAACTAAACCAATGGGTTTTTCTTTATAAAAACACAGCTTTACTAGTTTACTTGCATCTTTTTCCACGGCCTCCAACCATCGATAATGATCTTCTAACGGAATCAAATCATCATGATTCATAAAAGGACGTATATGATCAGCATTACGCCATTCCAATACAAGATTGATTTCCCCTTGGCTTAAATTCTCCAGTTTATAATCATTAATGGATGTCATTTTCCCCTCCCAAAATAATATTGTCTATGACTTCATTGAATTTATCCTCTCCCATAAGCTGAAGGGCTTTTATAGATAGCTCTTTCACCAAAAAGGGGTTGGCAAGCATTGTGTTAATTTCGTCTTCCATCCTTTTCGTTGTTACTCCAGCACTAACACCTAGGCATCTAGTAGCCCCTTTATCATGGACCCGTTTTGTTATTTCCCTTTGGTTATCTGCAGTTACAATGGAAAGCGAAGGCAATCCTAAATAACACCGCTCCCAGGTGGAACTTCCGCCTGCTCCAATTGAAAAGTCGGCCTTCCACATTAATTCGGCCATATAATCAATCTGACAATGAAAAAATGCATTTGGCATAGTGTTACACATCTGTTCAATGACATCCTTGTTTGTATTCATTTCACCTACTACGACATCAATGTGTAAATAAGAAAATCGGGAATTACTTAATGTTTGTAATACTTTTAATGTTTCATGAGTAGGGTCTGTGCCACCAAAAAACACAAGAATTCTGTTTATTCTTCCATCACGCTCCGCTAACTGCTTCTTAACTGACCGAAATTCAGGACGAAGTATTGCATAACTAGTCCCTATTAACTTCACGCAACTTTTC
Above is a window of Paenibacillus wynnii DNA encoding:
- the pseG gene encoding UDP-2,4-diacetamido-2,4,6-trideoxy-beta-L-altropyranose hydrolase; its protein translation is MNIIFRVDSSYEMGTGHVMRCVTLANELKKEKAKISFICRDLPGNLSNYIRDKGYHVFLLPFQSERTYASWLQVDWETDAMETAQILIECSPVDCLIIDHYGIDYRWEKLIEANVAKIVVIDDLADRPHQCSIVIDQNSSYAEDRYHDLVPKSCVKLIGTSYAILRPEFRSVKKQLAERDGRINRILVFFGGTDPTHETLKVLQTLSNSRFSYLHIDVVVGEMNTNKDVIEQMCNTMPNAFFHCQIDYMAELMWKADFSIGAGGSSTWERCYLGLPSLSIVTADNQREITKRVHDKGATRCLGVSAGVTTKRMEDEINTMLANPFLVKELSIKALQLMGEDKFNEVIDNIILGGENDIH
- the pseH gene encoding UDP-4-amino-4,6-dideoxy-N-acetyl-beta-L-altrosamine N-acetyltransferase, giving the protein MTSINDYKLENLSQGEINLVLEWRNADHIRPFMNHDDLIPLEDHYRWLEAVEKDASKLVKLCFYKEKPIGLVNFSQIDPKNKTCEWGFYIGDKTSPRGSGKIMGILALDYIFKERKMRKCCAQILDFNRKSLSYHQKLGFAEEGRLVKQILKNNKYVDVVLMGVFNEQWEKQSEFLKEEVLRANEGNHDR
- a CDS encoding DUF4183 domain-containing protein, whose product is MAIIKPFVAARRFSTTAGDGTGTGATFNILATATTNDAGVAATAFPVPTYYNLYINAQIQTSDTSTLTTAAITIPDGDTLDDATPIIIEIVVT
- a CDS encoding DUF4183 domain-containing protein, with product MNSIGPQGAQGFPGEHGSQGAPGNQGLRGPQGSQGLPGAAGPQGSRGLPGAAGPQGSQGLPGAAGPQGSQGLPGAAGPQGSQGLPGAAGPQGSQGLPGAAGPQGSQGLPGPTGPAGPTGPAGSSPQINSTLTADRYFYTADSDISPPMDIPANQFTNDNGDSITEFPALDQNSYADLFINGIMQVGGTYSVSPSTLNLLNNQDTIFTGTPLSLEFVQLLVQVIQ
- the pseI gene encoding pseudaminic acid synthase gives rise to the protein MKEITIGNKRIGKGNPPFIIAEMSGNHNKSLDRALDIVKAAAKAGAHAFKIQTYTPETMTLNIQTGDFRIESNGLWKGKSLFELYKEAYTPWEWHQTIFDCCRELGMIPFSTPFDETSLEFLETLDVPCYKIASFENNDIPLLRKVASKGKPMIISTGMASLGEIENVVKTITEAGCYDFILLKCTSSYPASPGNSNLNTIPYLRDIFDCQVGLSDHTLGIGAAVASVALGSTVIEKHFTLNRDEGGVDSAFSLEPEEFASLVKETDAAWKSLGGVSIGPTKEEKNSLQFRRSIYISKDIKAGEEMTMENLRIIRPGFGLDPKYYDLLLGKQIKKDLKMGTPLSWELLL
- a CDS encoding serine/threonine protein kinase, with protein sequence MLDRWRNFILAWRDYPAQTGTVIGERYRVVQVLGIGSYGIAYLCRDELENCEVAVKLAKPSKKKTAKLLLEREREVLSRLDHPYIQRLRNYGESKKGSWIVTDYIAGMTMEDLIFEENLVIGERECLRWTLVLMDRITHVHEPGFVHLDLRIPNVIVRDQEVVVIDFGLARPIGGGQGQFWDDTALKSVPPAGMKPYIQSDLFDIGHLMLYMLYSGYRPEPGMPERPWEEELSLSTAVRQILRRLLEEDNPYPDSATFVADLYTALGGVP